From a region of the Cucumis sativus cultivar 9930 chromosome 6, Cucumber_9930_V3, whole genome shotgun sequence genome:
- the LOC116401661 gene encoding COBW domain-containing protein 1-like, translating into MEDEDPPLAVEIGETITAVQQHEDDGVSVGVTVITGYLGAGKSTLVNYVLNSQHGKRIAVILNEFGEEIGIERAMINEGDGGALVEEWVELANGCICCTVKHSLVQALEQLVQRKERLDHILLETTGLANPAPLASVLWLDDQLESSIKLDSIITVVDAKNLHFQLNEHRSSSSFPEAFHQIVFADTIILNKVDLVSSDRGDGALEDLEYEIRNINSLAKIIHSVRCQVDLSLILDCNSYNAANTAHLEALLKESRSLSTQDLHDTGVRTLCISEDDKVDLDKVHSWLEEILWEKKGGMDVYRCKGVLSIKNSDQLHTLQAVRELYEIVPTRQWNNGESQTNKIVFIGRNLNEDVLSKTFRECASIS; encoded by the exons atggaagatgaaGATCCACCACTCGCTGTTGAGATTGGCGAAACAATTACAGCTGTCCAACAACATGAAGATGATGGTGTTTCTGTTGGCGTTACAGTTATCACTGGATATCTTGGAGCTGGAAAATCCACC TTGGTTAATTACGTATTGAACTCGCAACATGGCAAGAGAATTGCTGTTATACTGAACGAATTTGGGGAGGAAATTGGAATTGAGAGGGCAATGATAAATGAAGGTGACGGTGGGGCGTTGGTTGAGGAATGGGTCGAATTAGCAAATGGATGTATTTGTTGCACTGTTAAGCATAGCCTGGTTCAAGCCTTGGAGCAACTTGTGcagagaaaagaaag GCTCGATCATATTTTGTTGGAAACTACGGGATTAGCCAATCCTGCTCCACTTGCTTCTGTACTTTGGCTGGACGATCAATTGGAATCATCGATCAAGCTTGATTCAATTATTACA GTCGTGGATGCTaaaaatcttcattttcaattgaaTGAGCACCGTAGTTCATCATCCTTTCCGGaagcatttcatcaaattgtGTTTGCG GATACTATTATTCTTAACAAGGTCGACCTGGTCTCTTCAGATCGTGGTGATGGTGCATTGGAGGACCTGGAGTATGAAATACGTAACATTAATTCTCTTGCCAAAATCATTCACTCTGTTCGGTGTCAAGTAGACCTGTCTCTCATACTAGACTGCAATTCCTATAATGCTGCT AATACAGCTCATTTAGAAGCATTATTGAAAGAAAGTCGTTCTTTATCTACTCAAGATCTTCATGATACTGGTGTTCGAACCTTGTGCATTAGTGAAGACGACAAAGTTGACCTTGATAAG GTTCATTCTTGGCTTGAGGAGATACTTTGGGAGAAAAAAGGTGGCATGGATGTGTATCGTTGCAAAGGAGTTTTAAGCATAAAAAATTCTGATCAGCTACATACTTTGCAG GCAGTTCGGGAATTATACGAGATCGTTCCTACACGGCAATGGAACAATGGAGAAAGTCAGACGAACAAGATAGTGTTCATAG GTCGTAATCTGAACGAGGATGTTCTCAGCAAAACCTTTAGAGAATGTGCTTCTATCTCCTAA
- the LOC116404800 gene encoding protein KTI12 homolog isoform X1 yields MYVSSSHFQVSRASPSVFSSSAPPLPLSSSLSPPFFRSCQRRIPPNGSSLIFHSVVATVGTSLLGVLHKMALVVICGQPCSGKSTAALCLAEALKESNVKEAIKIIDETSLHLDRNQSYANMPAEKNLRGVLRSEVDRSVSKDSIVIVDSLNSIKGYRYELWCLARGTGIRYCVLYCDVEETNCRKWNEERREKEEASYDDKIFEDLLRRFERPNSRNRWDSPLFELFPHKDGIEKSSQVILDAVSYLTKTVDSKSRDVKILQPTIATQSSRFSEANSLYELDKATQEVVNAIVEAQSLGGPLNSISLGQELPTIDISRSVGLPELRRLRRTFIKLTGQTSLSGRPPPSDAESAKRMFVDYLNRELGTS; encoded by the exons ATGTATGTATCTTCCTCTCACTTTCAAGTCTCACGTGCTTCACCTTCCGTCTTTAGCAGCTCAGCTCCGCCGCTGCCACTTTCCAGTTCGTTGTCGCCGCCGTTCTTCCGCTCGTGCCAGCGCCGCATCCCTCCTAACGGATCTTCACTGATTTTCCACTCGGTTGTTGCTACTG TTGGAACTTCTCTGCTTGGAGTTCTCCATAAAATGGCGTTGGTTGTGATCTGTGGCCAGCCATGCAGTGGGAAGTCCACTGCTGCACTCTGCTTAGCTGAAGCTCTCAAGGAATCAAATGTAAAAGAAGCCATTAAGATTATCGATGAAACTTCTCTTCATTTGGATCGGAATCAGAGCTATGCCAACATGCCTGCTGAAAAAAATCTAAGAGGAGTTCTCAGATCTGAAGTTGATAGATCTGTATCTAAAGATAGCATTGTCATTGTAGACTCTTTGAACAGTATAAAGGGTTATCGATATGAACTGTGGTGTTTGGCTCGTGGAACAGGAATCAGGTATTGTGTGCTGTACTGCGACGTGGAAGAAACCAATTGTAGGAAGTGGAATGAAGAGCGTCGTGAGAAAGAAGAAGCGAGCTATGATGATAAGATATTCGAAGATCTTCTCAGAAGGTTTGAGAGGCCAAATAGTAGAAATAGATGGGACTCACCATTGTTTGAGTTATTCCCACATAAAGATGGAATCGAGAAATCATCTCAGGTTATTCTAGATGCTGTATCATACCTGACTAAAACAGTGGACTCAAAGTCTCGTGATGTAAAAATTTTACAGCCAACAATTGCTACTCAGAGCTCTCGATTTTCGGAGGCTAACTCTCTATATGAGTTGGACAAAGCGACGCAAGAGGTGGTTAATGCTATTGTAGAAGCCCAATCTCTGGGAGGGCCTCTGAATAGTATCTCTCTGGGTCAGGAATTACCAACCATTGACATTTCAAGGTCGGTTGGACTACCGGAGCTTCGAAGACTACGGAGAACTTTCATCAAACTAACAGGGCAAACTAGTTTAAGCGGACGACCACCACCCTCTGATGCCGAGAGTGCCAAGAGGATGTTTGTTGACTACCTGAATAGGGAACTGGGGACTTcttga
- the LOC116404800 gene encoding protein KTI12 homolog isoform X2 — protein sequence MALVVICGQPCSGKSTAALCLAEALKESNVKEAIKIIDETSLHLDRNQSYANMPAEKNLRGVLRSEVDRSVSKDSIVIVDSLNSIKGYRYELWCLARGTGIRYCVLYCDVEETNCRKWNEERREKEEASYDDKIFEDLLRRFERPNSRNRWDSPLFELFPHKDGIEKSSQVILDAVSYLTKTVDSKSRDVKILQPTIATQSSRFSEANSLYELDKATQEVVNAIVEAQSLGGPLNSISLGQELPTIDISRSVGLPELRRLRRTFIKLTGQTSLSGRPPPSDAESAKRMFVDYLNRELGTS from the coding sequence ATGGCGTTGGTTGTGATCTGTGGCCAGCCATGCAGTGGGAAGTCCACTGCTGCACTCTGCTTAGCTGAAGCTCTCAAGGAATCAAATGTAAAAGAAGCCATTAAGATTATCGATGAAACTTCTCTTCATTTGGATCGGAATCAGAGCTATGCCAACATGCCTGCTGAAAAAAATCTAAGAGGAGTTCTCAGATCTGAAGTTGATAGATCTGTATCTAAAGATAGCATTGTCATTGTAGACTCTTTGAACAGTATAAAGGGTTATCGATATGAACTGTGGTGTTTGGCTCGTGGAACAGGAATCAGGTATTGTGTGCTGTACTGCGACGTGGAAGAAACCAATTGTAGGAAGTGGAATGAAGAGCGTCGTGAGAAAGAAGAAGCGAGCTATGATGATAAGATATTCGAAGATCTTCTCAGAAGGTTTGAGAGGCCAAATAGTAGAAATAGATGGGACTCACCATTGTTTGAGTTATTCCCACATAAAGATGGAATCGAGAAATCATCTCAGGTTATTCTAGATGCTGTATCATACCTGACTAAAACAGTGGACTCAAAGTCTCGTGATGTAAAAATTTTACAGCCAACAATTGCTACTCAGAGCTCTCGATTTTCGGAGGCTAACTCTCTATATGAGTTGGACAAAGCGACGCAAGAGGTGGTTAATGCTATTGTAGAAGCCCAATCTCTGGGAGGGCCTCTGAATAGTATCTCTCTGGGTCAGGAATTACCAACCATTGACATTTCAAGGTCGGTTGGACTACCGGAGCTTCGAAGACTACGGAGAACTTTCATCAAACTAACAGGGCAAACTAGTTTAAGCGGACGACCACCACCCTCTGATGCCGAGAGTGCCAAGAGGATGTTTGTTGACTACCTGAATAGGGAACTGGGGACTTcttga
- the LOC101221936 gene encoding putative pentatricopeptide repeat-containing protein At1g26500: MAAITYRRIIINNFSFSFIFHQRFSPFTSDSSTAADNIPQPIDSTHLRRVCTVLYQQQNSPDLKLHTKLLACNFNLSHEFFLQVCNTFPLSWRPVYRFFQFTETHPNFTHTAVSFNKLIDVVGKSRNIDLLWGLIQEMGRRRLVNDKTFVVALRTLATARELKKCVEFFHLMNGYGFCYSLVTLNRVVEKLCGCKLVDEAKFLVMKLNEWIKADGVTYKLLIKGFCNVGDLIEASKMWNLMVDEGFEPEMEAVEEMMNVLFKTNKLDEALKLFQALRSDRMNDLIPSTYSLVIRWLCNKGKVGQAFIVFDEMHKRGLEVDNSVHSSLIYGLLARGRRREAYNIMRRIENPDLDVYHAFIKGLLKLKRANEATQVFREMIERGCEPIMHTYIMLLQGHLGKRGRKGSDPLVNFDSIFVGGLVKNGKSLEATKYVERLMKRGLEVPRFDYNKFLHYYSNEEGVVMFREVGNKLREVGLVDLADIFQRYGEKMTTRDRRRNRAVTDLK; encoded by the coding sequence ATGGCAGCCATTACCTATCGACGTATCATCAtcaataatttctcattttcctttatctTTCATCAACGTTTTTCTCCCTTTACTTCCGACTCCTCCACGGCTGCCGACAACATTCCTCAGCCAATCGACTCGACCCATCTCCGCCGTGTTTGTACCGTTTTGTATCAGCAACAGAACTCCCCCGATCTCAAGCTTCACACCAAACTTCTCGCCTGTAATTTCAACCTCTCACACGAATTCTTCCTCCAGGTATGCAACACTTTCCCTCTCTCATGGCGTCCCGTTTATCGATTCTTCCAATTCACCGAAACTCACCCCAATTTCACTCACACGGCTGTCTCTTTCAACAAGTTGATTGATGTTGTTGGGAAGTCACGAAATATCGATCTCTTGTGGGGTTTGATTCAAGAAATGGGGCGGCGGCGGTTGGTTAATGATAAAACCTTTGTTGTTGCTCTGAGAACTCTGGCGACGGCCAGAGAGTTGAAGAAATGTGTAGAGTTTTTCCATTTGATGAATGGGTATGGGTTTTGTTATAGTTTAGTAACTTTGAATAGAGTAGTTGAGAAATTGTGTGGCTGTAAACTAGTGGATGAGGCTAAGTTTTTGGttatgaaattgaatgaaTGGATCAAAGCTGATGGGGTTACTTATAAGTTGTTGATTAAGGGGTTTTGCAATGTGGGGGATTTGATTGAGGCTTCAAAGATGTGGAACTTAATGGTGGATGAAGGGTTTGAGCCTGAAATGGAAGCTGTGGAGGAGATGATGAATGTTCTTTTCAAGACCAATAAATTGGACGAAGCTTTGAAACTTTTCCAGGCACTTAGATCAGATAGGATGAATGATTTGATTCCTTCAACTTATAGTCTTGTGATAAGATGGTTGTGTAATAAAGGTAAGGTGGGACAAGCATTCATTGTGTTTGACGAAATGCATAAGAGAGGACTTGAAGTTGATAATTCGGTACATTCTTCACTTATTTATGGACTTTTAGCAAGAGGGAGGAGGAGAGAAGCTTATAATATAATGAGACGAATTGAGAATCCTGATTTGGATGTGTATCATGCATTTATCAAGGGACTTTTGAAGTTGAAAAGGGCAAATGAAGCAACTCAAGTTTTCAGGGAAATGATAGAAAGAGGGTGTGAGCCTATAatgcatacatatataatGTTGTTGCAAGGACATCTAGGGAAAAGGGGGAGGAAAGGATCGGATCCACTTGTGAATTTTGATAGTATTTTTGTTGGAGGGTTGGTGAAGAATGGGAAGTCATTGGAGGCTACAAAGTATGTGGAGAGACTTATGAAAAGAGGGCTTGAAGTGCCAAGGTTTGAttacaacaaatttttacATTACTATTCGAATGAGGAGGGGGTGGTAATGTTTAGAGAGGTGGGGAATAAGTTGAGAGAAGTTGGATTGGTTGATTTGGCTGATATTTTTCAGAGATATGGGGAGAAAATGACCACTAGAGATAGGAGGAGAAATCGAGCAGTAACagatttgaaatga